In Leguminivora glycinivorella isolate SPB_JAAS2020 chromosome 17, LegGlyc_1.1, whole genome shotgun sequence, the DNA window aaaatagccaattttataataaaataaaataatagtatattattatgcctgtgtggtgacgggttaagaatttcaccactccctttcttcccgtgggtgtcgtagaaggcgactgagggatatgggttaaattgtggcgtaggcgagaggctggcaacctgtcactgcaatgtcacagtttcgttttctttcaatcccttatttgccaagagtggcactgaagctttagtagtttcatgtgttctgcctacccctgtatgggatacaggcgtgattgtatgtatgtatgtatgttataattaaataaacatcGAGTAAGCGGGCCGACCCTAGCAAGCGCAATGCATTTTGCTGCAAGCGACAGCTGTCTTTTGATTAAACGATAAATAACTTTAGACTTCTAAGCTAACTAAAAGCAGCCTTAACGTTTATTCATATAAGTAGTTCACTTCCACAGAAAACTGAAATAATGTGGTTTTAGGTTCGGGATGTTAAAACCGGAAACAAGCATAGgaatatgaattatgaattatttacGACTCCgacattataaaatattaattttttatacggttgctcaaaaagtgcccgtttcttggctgtttagcgtgcgagaagttggatattacgcactagtgcgaaaaagtaggcgttccattttacgactacttaccgagctgttttaatattagtctagtttaataagacggaataaaactatataCTTAAACATACTATTCAgggattaatatttaaaacaatgaTATTtcctatgtaattgtttacttttatattaaacataatttataaaatggtttatatttacaaaaaataggTCATAATGAGAACAtgaatggaacgaaacgcgtctgcTGTCAAAGTAGAgtcacgttcaaaaaccttaatatgttacgcgattagtcctaattatttaatgttatttgcaatacatCGAGGCATAGATGGGTagattgaattaaaataattatgcaaaTCCGTAATAAATACACAACGGATTATTTACAAACCATTCCATATTTGTATCACAATCGTTTTAAACAACCACATATTAAATCCCCTGTTAATTGCATATCGCTGCTCCCCGACATTTTGAAATTAAACTCCTCTCGGTGCTTCGAGCACCAATTGAGTTGCGGTTATTGGCCTATACTcagtcaaacaagtctgtcagtaaataagaacaaagaaaactatatgcatccttttctttagggtgctagagaaaaggatacctatagttttctttgttcttatttactgacagacttgtttgacagagtttacaCATCATGCATGGACCGGTCTGGCATAGAGAattatagtgaccctgcctgctaactACTACTTCGTGAAGTTACTGAATTATTTCATTCCCCTATTTATTATTTCGTTACTGAATTATTTCCCTCATTTATTTTATCTGTACTATACTTACTCGTACCTTTAGTGCCATATTGACTACATTTCTAGAGACGTATAATAAAACGAACCTACTCCTGAGTTtcctgttttattttattttactatcaattgcctgcggcttcgctcgcgttatattcgcgaaaatttcggaatgctccatacaaatgtccaccccccattttaggtcaatggggggttagaaagagacaaaaagtagcctatgtcactctccatcccttcaactatctccatttaaaaaatcacgtcaaatcgtcgctccgtttttccgtgaaagacggacaaacaaacagacacacacattttcccatttataatattagtatggatatatagtatggatttacTTATCTCTAAATTAACTTCTTCACCCCGTTTGCAGTTGTGTACTCTTACAAAAACTTTAGTAAGAGCACGTAACGCGACAACTTTCCATGGCGTCAATACAGATAGAAATGAGTGTAAATGATGACTGGGTTTAGCTGGAAACCCCAGTATTACCTTCGGATCCGTCATGCCATCTGCTTAAGTTTATTAAGTACAGACCCATGCAGTCCATGCCACGTGGAACGTTGACATGGGTGGGACCTGCTAAGCTGACACGTGTCTAGAACAGATTGAAGAATATTTCAAGCATCCTGTAGTTAACCGGTAACCACTCTATTTAGTAATGCAAAgtgtaatgtatgtacctatatacttGTTTACTGTTATGTCGCGGTGCGCTCTCTGCAGGCCACCCAGTCTCGCAATAAATGTTTAACTGACCGGACGTGTGTGTTTCATTTATATAGACATATCAGTGGCGACGAGGATGGGATTTATATGAATCTAGTTTTAAAAGTGTGCTTTTAAACATGTCAGTGGGGAAGATAAAAGCGTTCGAGGTTTCGTCGGGCAATTGGAGTACATACGTGGACCGCGTGAATATGTACTTTAAGGCTAACGACATCAGCGACAACTTGCAGTTGCCGACATTGATTGCCGTAATGGGAGATGAAGCTTATGAGCTCCTCAGCAACTTGACAAGCCCTAAGAAACCAGGAGAAATGACTTATAAGGAAGTTATCAAGATAATGTCTGATCACATCGAACCAAAACCATCTTTCATGGCGGAACGATACCGGTTACGTCAGAGGCGGCAGGGAGATAAGGAGACTGTCGCTCAATATCTGGCCGATTTAAAAAAGATGGCTAGGTACTGTGATTTCTCCACAGCATTAGAGGATAACCTGCGTGACCAATTTGTGTGCGGTTTGAAAAATGACACAATTAGACAACGCCTTTTCGCTGAGAGTGACTTAACCTATAGTAAGGCCGTACAGCTAGCCCTTTCGTTGGAAGCCGCCGAGAAGGACGCAGCTATGGTGGAACGCGCGAGTGTGAGCGAGACGGGCGATGCGGGAGAGAGAGCCGAGACGGTACATGCACTCACATCGTGGCAACCGCGTGGCAGTAATGGCGTTAGCAATGCGATTTGTGCAGTTTGCGGGAAGTTAGGTCACCGCGACGTTCAATGTCCTTACAAAGATTTTCAGTGTAACAAATGTGgtaacgtaggtcatttaaaaCGAGTGTGTCCGGCTAGGCTAGGAGGTGGTAATGGCGGCAATGCCCGTGTGTCGGGTGGCGGCGCTCGTGGGTCGAGCGGCGGCAGCGGCGGGGCCCGGCGCCGGGCGCCGGCGGCCGCAGGGGCGCGCAGCGCGCCAACCGCGCCAGCGCCATACACCATGTCCAGGCAGAAGATGGCGAGACTCAGTATGAAGAAGAGGTTACGTCGGGGTCCGACTTCGAAGAAGACCTGCATCATCTCTGCTTAAACGATTATAAATCGGTAAGCCTGTCATTAGGTTTAGACGATGAGGTCATTTCTATGGAAATCGACACAGGGTGCGCTGTGTCGTGTATAGGTCGTGATACTTATAATAAGTACTTTAAACACAGACCGTTGGAACAATTCCCTTTGGTGTTAACGGTTTATGATGGCCGTCCAGTTAGACCCCTAGGGGTCATAAGGCCCGTTGTTAGATTTAAAAACCagttaaaaaaattggaacTTTTTGTTATTGAGGGGGGCACTACCCCCATATTAGGTAGACACTGGCTAACAGAGTTACAGATTCGGATTCCTAGATTTCGAAAAGAGTATTTATATAACTTTAACGAGTCTTGTAATAATGAGTTATCTACGTTGCTTGACAGGTATAAGGAGTTATTTAGCGGAGGACTAGGGCGGTTTAGAGGTGGAAAAGCGACACTTCGAGTACGCGAGGGGGCCACACCGGTGTTCTGTCGCGCGCGGCCG includes these proteins:
- the LOC125235564 gene encoding uncharacterized protein LOC125235564, translated to MSVGKIKAFEVSSGNWSTYVDRVNMYFKANDISDNLQLPTLIAVMGDEAYELLSNLTSPKKPGEMTYKEVIKIMSDHIEPKPSFMAERYRLRQRRQGDKETVAQYLADLKKMARYCDFSTALEDNLRDQFVCGLKNDTIRQRLFAESDLTYSKAVQLALSLEAAEKDAAMVERASVSETGDAGERAETRRQRRGPAPGAGGRRGAQRANRASAIHHVQAEDGETQYEEEVTSGSDFEEDLHHLCLNDYKSVSLSLGLDDEVISMEIDTGCAVSCIGRDTYNKYFKHRPLEQFPLVLTVYDGRPVRPLGVIRPVVRFKNQLKKLELFVIEGGTTPILGRHWLTELQIRIPRFRKEYLYNFNESCNNELSTLLDRYKELFSGGLGRFRGGKATLRVREGATPVFCRARPLPYALRDRVEAELDEMLRCGVIEPVDTSEWATPLVPVRKADGGLRICADYKVPRPEPVEHSDEAPDHSDHADTPVATSTPRRSHQSPDSSRAADARPGTPQSSPRSSCSEDLFLSPTTSTTPPSKPPQLPRHIRECRLKNPPKYKF